One segment of Methanoculleus taiwanensis DNA contains the following:
- a CDS encoding DEAD/DEAH box helicase, whose translation MQFQDFNFTPEILKAIEDMGFEEPSPIQTLAIPPISAGRDVTGQAQTGTGKTAAFGLPLLEKMDPADRNVQAIVLCPTRELAIQVAEEFQKLLKYRRGINVLPVYGGQPIERQLKALRQGVQVVIGTPGRVIDHLERGTLSLNHVKIAVLDEADQMLDMGFREDIETILDETPAKRQMVLFSATMPKPILEISRRFQTNPEFLQVAHREMTVPQVEQSYIEVRERDKLEVLSRLMDIHDPKLALIFCNTKRKVDDLIQHLQTRGYFAEALHGDMKQTQRDRVMAKFRGGSIDILVATDVAARGIDVENVDVVFNFDVPQDTEYYVHRIGRTARAGRAGMAITFVAPKEIYKLREIQKFANIRITKIPVPTLTDVEETKTRVFLDKVKTTIQEGDIDKYIRIIEQVMEEEFTSTEIAAALLKFELEPRQEAAPIQETRIAETGAEPGMVRLFINVGRSHNVGPGDIVGAIAGETDVPGKAIGAIRIHEGYSFVEVPEEYGQHVLSVMKGRTIRGHEIDITPAQGRQR comes from the coding sequence ATGCAGTTTCAGGATTTTAATTTCACACCGGAGATATTGAAGGCTATCGAAGATATGGGATTCGAGGAACCGAGCCCCATCCAGACGCTCGCCATCCCCCCCATCTCTGCCGGCAGGGATGTAACCGGCCAGGCGCAGACCGGCACGGGCAAGACGGCCGCATTCGGGCTGCCGCTTCTCGAGAAGATGGACCCGGCCGATCGCAACGTCCAGGCGATCGTGCTCTGCCCTACGCGGGAACTTGCCATCCAGGTCGCCGAGGAGTTCCAGAAACTCCTGAAGTACCGGAGGGGCATCAACGTTCTCCCGGTCTACGGCGGCCAGCCTATCGAACGGCAGCTCAAGGCTCTCCGGCAGGGAGTGCAGGTCGTCATCGGAACGCCGGGGCGCGTGATCGACCACCTCGAGCGGGGCACCCTCTCACTGAACCACGTCAAGATCGCAGTCCTCGACGAGGCCGACCAGATGCTCGATATGGGCTTCCGGGAGGATATCGAGACGATCCTCGACGAAACCCCGGCAAAGCGGCAGATGGTGCTCTTCTCCGCGACGATGCCAAAGCCCATCTTAGAGATCTCACGCCGGTTCCAGACGAACCCGGAGTTCCTGCAGGTCGCCCACCGCGAGATGACGGTTCCGCAGGTCGAGCAGTCCTACATCGAGGTGCGGGAACGCGATAAACTCGAGGTGCTCTCCCGGCTGATGGACATTCACGATCCCAAGCTCGCCCTCATCTTCTGCAATACGAAGCGCAAGGTGGACGATCTCATTCAGCACCTGCAGACCCGCGGGTACTTTGCAGAGGCCCTCCACGGGGATATGAAGCAGACGCAGCGCGACCGCGTAATGGCAAAGTTCAGGGGCGGTTCGATCGATATCCTCGTGGCGACCGACGTTGCGGCACGCGGTATCGACGTCGAGAACGTCGATGTGGTCTTCAACTTCGACGTCCCCCAGGATACCGAGTACTACGTCCACCGTATCGGCAGGACGGCACGAGCGGGCAGGGCCGGCATGGCAATCACTTTCGTCGCCCCGAAGGAGATCTACAAACTCCGCGAGATCCAGAAGTTCGCCAATATCCGGATCACCAAGATCCCGGTGCCGACCCTGACGGACGTCGAAGAGACGAAGACCCGAGTCTTCCTCGACAAGGTCAAGACCACCATCCAGGAAGGAGATATCGATAAGTACATCCGGATCATCGAGCAGGTGATGGAAGAGGAGTTCACCTCCACCGAGATCGCCGCCGCACTCCTCAAGTTCGAGCTCGAACCGCGCCAGGAGGCCGCTCCTATCCAGGAGACTCGCATCGCCGAAACCGGAGCAGAGCCCGGGATGGTTCGGCTGTTCATCAACGTCGGGAGGAGCCACAATGTCGGACCCGGCGATATCGTCGGGGCAATCGCCGGGGAGACCGACGTTCCGGGCAAGGCGATCGGGGCGATCCGTATTCACGAGGGATACTCCTTCGTCGAGGTGCCGGAAGAATACGGCCAGCACGTTCTCTCAGTGATGAAGGGACGGACAATCCGGGGGCACGAGATCGACATCACCCCGGCGCAGGGCAGACAGCGGTAG
- a CDS encoding uracil-DNA glycosylase family protein, protein MSPTPFSADTVRKRYQHYIEEQERLHRRDLRALLRLDIIPSETYAVYERWLPEDGVDMLLIAEAPPWRGVGDPHRYRYFYNPDQAPITGMSREIFAGLGIRGGTKQECLEAFRQRGLFLTDTIKCIVNKDLRAHIPRSLIEYSARTLLADEIGRLDPGTIGLLGSTALHALASIEPYASEFGDSRTIRDAVLRQREQVFRIDGRSVIVSPYPSVRNDRRAITEAFRLLGEHTRRR, encoded by the coding sequence ATGAGCCCGACCCCCTTTTCCGCAGATACCGTCCGTAAACGCTACCAACACTATATCGAGGAGCAGGAGCGCCTGCATCGGCGAGACCTCCGCGCTCTCCTCCGCCTCGACATCATTCCTTCCGAGACCTATGCCGTCTACGAGCGATGGCTGCCGGAGGACGGTGTCGACATGCTTCTCATCGCCGAGGCACCGCCGTGGCGGGGCGTCGGGGATCCGCACCGGTACCGCTATTTTTACAATCCGGATCAGGCGCCCATTACCGGGATGAGCCGGGAGATCTTTGCCGGTCTCGGGATCCGGGGCGGCACGAAACAGGAGTGCCTCGAGGCATTTCGGCAGCGCGGCCTCTTTCTGACGGATACCATCAAGTGCATCGTCAACAAAGACCTTCGTGCCCATATTCCGCGATCCCTGATCGAGTACAGCGCAAGAACGCTCCTTGCCGATGAGATCGGGCGGCTCGACCCCGGCACGATCGGCCTGCTCGGTTCGACGGCGCTGCATGCTCTCGCGTCCATCGAGCCGTATGCAAGCGAGTTCGGGGACAGCAGGACGATCAGAGATGCCGTGCTCCGCCAGCGCGAGCAGGTGTTCCGCATCGACGGACGGTCGGTTATCGTCTCGCCGTACCCGAGTGTGCGGAACGACCGGCGGGCGATCACCGAAGCGTTCCGGCTGCTCGGAGAGCATACGCGCCGAAGATAG
- a CDS encoding MFS transporter, whose amino-acid sequence MTSPAGRRNALITVALASSLAPFMVAGTIVAIPTIGEEFAVDPVTLSWVPTAFFLAAAMFLVPFGRVADIYGVKKVFSIGVAVYFASALLAAAAPSAPILIGARFFTGVGAAMIFGTSFALLSLVLPDTERGTALGTNIAATYTGFALGFLLGGLLTTYLSWRAIFLLIIPVTVLVLWLIRTRLTGECALSRGKHLDLPGAVLNITMLLLIMVGFSILPEPAGILALLLGLVTLGVFAAWERRSESPIIDLRLLARNRCFARTMASVLIYNTATFAGIYLFSLYLQYIRGQSPEAVGLILLVSTLITAFLVRFSGKLADLARPHLVASGGIVVTAAGILPLTGLNTATPLAIVLFALVMLSAGLAFFQPPIYTAAIGAVEREMYGVASGMVETMRLLGMTVSMAVTIIVFAVYFGGSAIGPATFPMLLESMRVIFVIFLILTILALLTTLLGERAARRRQEREG is encoded by the coding sequence ATGACCTCTCCTGCAGGCAGGCGGAACGCACTTATCACCGTGGCGCTCGCCTCGTCCCTGGCACCCTTCATGGTGGCGGGCACCATCGTTGCGATCCCGACGATCGGCGAAGAGTTCGCCGTCGATCCGGTGACGCTGAGCTGGGTGCCGACGGCATTCTTCCTCGCAGCGGCCATGTTCCTCGTTCCGTTCGGGAGAGTTGCCGACATCTACGGAGTTAAAAAGGTCTTTTCGATCGGGGTCGCGGTCTATTTCGCTTCAGCTCTCCTTGCCGCCGCCGCACCATCCGCCCCCATCCTGATAGGCGCAAGATTCTTCACCGGCGTCGGGGCGGCGATGATCTTCGGCACGTCCTTCGCTCTTTTAAGCCTGGTATTGCCTGATACTGAACGGGGGACGGCGCTCGGCACGAACATCGCCGCGACGTATACCGGGTTCGCCCTCGGATTTCTGCTCGGCGGTCTTCTCACAACCTACCTCTCCTGGAGAGCGATCTTCCTCCTCATCATCCCGGTAACGGTGCTGGTGCTCTGGCTCATCCGCACGAGGCTCACCGGGGAGTGCGCCCTCTCGCGTGGGAAACACCTCGACCTGCCCGGCGCCGTCTTAAACATCACCATGCTGCTCCTCATCATGGTCGGTTTCTCGATCCTCCCCGAGCCGGCGGGTATCCTTGCCCTGCTCCTCGGGCTCGTCACCCTCGGCGTCTTTGCCGCCTGGGAGCGTCGGAGCGAAAGTCCCATCATCGACCTCCGCCTTCTTGCCCGGAACCGATGTTTTGCGCGCACCATGGCCTCGGTGCTGATCTACAACACAGCAACATTCGCCGGGATCTACCTCTTCAGCCTGTACCTGCAGTACATACGAGGGCAGAGCCCGGAGGCGGTCGGCCTCATCCTCCTCGTCTCAACGCTGATTACGGCATTCCTCGTACGATTCTCGGGGAAACTTGCAGATCTCGCACGACCGCATCTGGTCGCGAGCGGCGGTATCGTCGTTACGGCCGCAGGAATCCTCCCGCTCACCGGCCTCAACACGGCAACGCCACTTGCGATTGTACTCTTCGCACTGGTGATGCTCTCCGCAGGGCTCGCCTTCTTTCAGCCCCCCATCTACACCGCAGCCATCGGGGCTGTCGAGCGGGAGATGTACGGCGTGGCATCCGGCATGGTCGAGACGATGCGCCTCCTCGGGATGACCGTCAGCATGGCCGTCACCATCATCGTCTTCGCCGTATACTTCGGCGGGTCGGCGATCGGCCCTGCGACCTTCCCGATGCTCCTCGAGAGCATGCGGGTAATTTTCGTCATCTTTCTCATCCTGACAATCCTCGCTCTCCTCACCACGCTGCTCGGAGAGCGGGCGGCACGGCGGCGTCAGGAGCGGGAAGGGTGA